The following proteins come from a genomic window of Sander vitreus isolate 19-12246 chromosome 14, sanVit1, whole genome shotgun sequence:
- the LOC144528808 gene encoding 1-acylglycerol-3-phosphate O-acyltransferase ABHD5-like, with the protein MRRMAEEIQPTKEQCSWISSWLPSWCPTSPSQLKDAEEKMLKSVKLPFSRQHVRISNSNYLWTLAFFTQPPPCAPSRPLVQPRPPLVLLHGFGGGVALWAQNLDSLSSSGLVYTLDLLGFGRSSHPQFSADPEGAEEQFVSALEEWREKVGLEEMVLLGHNLGGYLSAAYTLKYPHRVKHLLLVEPWGFPARPENPNHNSIPVWIRAMGAVMSPFNPLAGLRLAGPLGPMLVQTVRSDFKQKYSSVFDDNTVSDYIYHLNAQTPSGETAFKNMTIPYGWAKRPMLERINQVQADIPISFIYGSRSSIDSDSGYALKKTRPDVQIMVIRGAGHYVFADQPDDFNQTVLHILAGTEKKSRGEGTKQ; encoded by the exons ATGCGAAGGATGGCTGAGGAGATACAACCTACCAAGGAACAGTG CTCCTGGATATCAAGTTGGCTTCCCTCTTGGTGCCCCACTTCTCCTTCTCAGCTGAAAGATGCAGAGGAAAAAATGCTCAAGA GTGTGAAGCTGCCTTTCTCCAGGCAGCACGTCCGGATATCCAACAGCAACTATCTGTGGACCTTGGCTTTTTTCACTCAGCCACCGCCATGCGCTCCTTCCCGGCCCCTTGTCCAGCCCAGGCCCCCTTTGGTTCTGCTGCATGGCTTTGGAGGTGGGGTTGCTCTTTGGGCCCAAAACCTGGACTCTCTCTCCAGCAGTGGACTGGTCTACACTCTAGACCTGCTGGGCTTCGGCAGGAGCAGCCACCCCCAGTTCAGCGCAGACCCTGAGGGGGCTGAGGAGCAGTTTGTGTCGGCCCTGGAGGAGTGGAGGGAGAAGGTGGGACTGGAGGAAATGGTGCTGCTGGGACACAACCTCGGAGGATACCTGTCTGCTGCCTACACACTCAAATACCCACACAG ggTAAAACATCTGCTGCTAGTGGAGCCATGGGGGTTCCCAGCACGTCCAGAGAACCCCAACCACAACTCCATCCCAGTGTGGATCAGAGCCATGGGGGCTGTTATGAGCCCCTTCAACCCTCTGGCTGGACTCAGACTGGCTGGGCCTCTag GTCCAATGCTGGTCCAGACAGTCAGGTCAGATTTCAAGCAGAAATACTCTTCCGTGTTTGACGACAACACAGTATCTGACTACATCTACCATCTAAATGCCCAGACACCAAG tGGAGAAACGGCCTTTAAGAACATGACCATTCCCTATGGTTGGGCTAAGAGGCCCATGCTGGAGAGGATCAACCAAGTGCAGGCTGACATTCCCATTTCTTTCATCTATGGATCACGCTCCAGCATTGACAGTGACTCTGGATACGCGTTAAAGAAAACCAGACCAGATGTGCAAATCATG gTCATCAGAGGAGCAGGCCATTACGTTTTCGCCGACCAGCCCGATGACTTCAACCAGACGGTCCTTCATATCCTCGCTGGGACGGAGAAGAAAAGCCGAGGTGAGGGAACGAAGCAGTGA